One stretch of Oncorhynchus tshawytscha isolate Ot180627B linkage group LG21, Otsh_v2.0, whole genome shotgun sequence DNA includes these proteins:
- the dnajc4 gene encoding dnaJ homolog subfamily C member 4: protein MQLEAQLRLCQSCLWCCKSGLRLLFQSSVHRAAFNHYDLLGVKPDATLEQIKNAFFDKSKKMHPDSDPSNPVLHGQFVELNEAYRVLSKEVSRREYDLRQRHPYTGGQAFRPTSTYNPRAEAQESMRYWDQFKHSQPQETTAEEWERKRKRNFRIVSYCMLIMGLSISAHVLFFRKLESVHNNFMDEKDRVITQIYNESKERARVNGFKKQTEILRQKHADFLEKYKITRNSGEDK from the exons ATGCAGTTGGAGGCCCAGTTGCGTCTTTGTCAGAGCTGTCTATGGTGCTGCAAGAGCGGACTGCGCCTGCTCTTTCAGAGCTCTGTGCACAG AGCGGCATTTAACCACTACGACCTTCTTGGTGTAAAACCTGATGCCACACTGGAGCAAATCAAGAATGCATTTTTCGATAAATCAAAAAAG aTGCACCCAGACAGTGACCCGTCTAACCCGGTGCTGCATGGCCAGTTTGTGGAGCTGAACGAGGCCTACAGGGTGCTGAGTAAGGAGGTGTCCAGGAGAGAGTACGACCTGCGGCAACGGCACCCTTACACCGGGGGACAGGCCTTCAGACCCACCTCCACATACAACCCCAG GGCGGAAGCTCAGGAGAGTATGCGCTACTGGGATCAGTTCAAACACTCTCAGCCTCAGGAGACCACagcagaggagtgggagaggaagaggaagaggaacttCAGAATAGTTAGCTACTGTATGCTCATCATGGGCCTGAGCATCAGCGCTCACGTTCTCTTCTTTAG AAAGTTGGAGTCAGTCCATAACAACTTCATGGATGAAAAGGACAGGGTCATCACACAGATCTACAACGAGTCCAAAGAAAGGGCAAG AGTGAACGGGTTTAAGAAGCAGACAGAGATTCTCAGACAGAAACATGCAGACTTCCTGGAGAAATACAAAATCACTCGCAACAGTGGAGAGGACAAGTAG